GTATATAGTTTCTGCTTGTGCAGTCCATAGATGAAGGCGGCCATCACGACCTTATCGTCCCGATCCCAGACCTGGAGGGATTCGTTGTTGAATCGCACCATATATTCGCGCAGCGACTCCTCAGGGTTTTGATGGATTGTCATCAGGTAAGCTGTGCTTTTGGAGAAAGCTTGCGACGAAAAGAACTGAGCTGTGAACAGGCTCGCGAGCTTATCAAAAGAGCGAATTGACCTGGGAGGTAATCCTTAGAACCACTGACGCGCCCTTCCTTCCAAgaacatcgggaaggtcttgcatCTGATCGCATCGGCAGCTGTTTGTAGGCGATTTGTGTCAAGAATGCGAACAGGTGATCCTCTGGGTCCGTGGTCGCATCGTAGGATTTCATGGTCAATATTTTGAACTTAGCGAGTAGCGGGTAGTCCTCGATATCCGGCACAAAGGGAGAGACAGTATATTTGTCCGCCTCCGGATCTAGCAAAAGATCCAGTTCATCCTGTATCTGGTACTCGTTTCTCTTTCGAGAGGACTCCCTCCGTGGGAACCCCCGGAAGGGCTCAGGGTGTTCTGTTCGGGAGTTCCTGAGAGAGGACTCCAGAATTTCGATCTGTTCACTCATGAATTCCTTCCGTGCCCGTTTCTGCTGGGGGTTGGGACTTCCCGTTCGAGATTCTGATTGTTCAATTCCACTCGTTTTTCGCGCCTTGGGCTTCTGGTCCTGATGGTCTCCTGTCTACCCTTTAAGGTAATTCATGATGGCTTCGAAAGTAGGCATGTTGTCTGCCACAGTTTGCACTAGCTGTTCGAATGGGATACGCGAGAGCTCCGGGCCCTCATCCTTCGAAGTTGGGTCTTGACGGGGATTTTGGGGGTCACTCTGCTTGTTCTCATTGGATCCGTCAGCGTTCCTCTGAGATCTAGTTTTCGGCATGTTTTCGCAAGAGAAGAATTAcggttcccacagacggcgccaattgatgcgactgccgaGAACGTGATCTGAACTGAGTTGCGACGAGTTGAGCGAACTGCAGAGGAGCGGACTGGCGCGTAAGCGAGGTGTGCGAACTGCCCTGCAAAGAGAAGTGAACGGCGGGGCTGGTTCTCCGGTGCAACTCCGATGATCAAGTCAGTGAGAGCTTTTTCAGAGTAATAGTATATAGTACTTTTAATAGCGTACCTTGCTTTGCTTTGTGGGGGTATATTTATAGGCTCCGGGGTAGTAGTTTCTTTATAGGATACAGAGTCTTATTAGAGAGGGATTCCTCTTAGGGCTCCATTGGGTGACTCCGAAGAGTTAGAGAAAcgcggcccatcaggcccatCTGGTAGGAGAGGTGGCGGCCCTGCTCGAATTGACTACCACCCTGTCCGAGCTGATCCGACCGAGCTGGTAGGTCAACTTGCCCGAACTGACGCGTGGCCGTGGTGGATTGGCCCCACCACATATTACTATAgtattgtatatgaaaaatttgttGTTCAAAAAATGGGAATCCAAACAGTTTGTCAAATGTTTTGAAATACAAGGGAAAAGTATGCCCTGTTCCTGAGTGGGACTAGATCATGAGTAGCTCGCGTTTTCTTAAAGTGCAAAGTACTCTAATGGAGGACAAAGGAACGTTGATGCCTCTTCATTTCTTTGTATTGCAATCGTTTTTTTCATAAGATTATATGTAATTCATAAGTATGGAATTAATATAACAATTTATCAATTATAAATTACTTACATTTTGTGGGATAATTACTAGCATAAATTACAAATAACCACATTCGGTGGGAAATAACAAACATAAAATTAGACTAAATTCACAACTTTTGGTACTTTAATCCAAAATGTCTGTCTCTTGGGGCTTCAATCTTGTTTCCTAGACAAGGTTTCATctattgaaaattttgttagaATCCGAGTCAATAAGATTAAAGATATCCCAAACTTGGTGGAGCATAATACTAGGTTAGAATTTTTCACCATTATCGATCCAATTAATGTCGAAATCCATATAACTATCCATCCAAGAGTGTAAATGAATTTATCATTTCTTTCTTGCTGTTCGGTACTTAATAGGATTTTGCGTAGGATTGAAACAAAATACTGAAGTATTTACAACGTCAGTCAAATAACAATTTGGCACTAGCTACaacataggaaaagaaattctaGCTAATCATTATAGAAAGAGTTATTAAAATTGCCTATACTGCGGTACAAGATTGCAAAATTTGATGCCTTCTATTGTATGGGTTGATTGAATATTCTTGTTTAACAGTTCACAACATTGGTCAGAATTTAAGGAGAAGGGACCTCTTCATCGTTTCGTTTAGTTCTGAATGTATGTTTCATTTCAGGTTGAAAACTCTTCTCATGTTCCGATGCCACGGGCGAGACTTTTAAGCTGCCTGAGCAGTTTTTCTGCAACTTCGACGTAAGGATTCCAATTCCATTTTGTATCTTTGGTTGAAAAGTAACCGAGTCAAATCTTTCTTCTTGTCCATGATGGGTGATGTGCCAGAGAAAGCTACTCTTTCTTCTTCCTGATGCAACTTATACCGAATTTTCGTCTGCTGATGTTTGTGCTCTAGGGAAAGTTATTCCTGCTCTTGAGTCAATTTAGATGCGCCAGACCAACGAAAGCCAACTCTAATTATGTAGAGTGGCAAAATGATGAATGCAGGCTGGCGGGTTTTTGGCTTTATAGTTGTTGGGACAAAACTAGCTGGTATGGAAGGATTGGGAAGGTATTTGCTCTGTCAAGTCTCATGTAAATATGCCGAGTCCATTTCATACACTCTCATAGGCACCTCAACTTCATTGCGAAAACAGGACAAACTTATTCTGATAGCACATAGCACACACTTAAAGTTCAGTAGGATCTAGTTACAGCATTATTTCGAATATGGTAGCTATTACTAGAAAGAGAGTTAAATAGATGTTGAATAATTCAACACCAAATTAGATGCAATCCAGCTATTCTTGAATTACGTCTCCAGGTTCAAGAGGTCACGAAACTTTACTTTCTTAAATCTCATCTTCATTCATGTCAAATGTCAGCCAAATCTCATTTACTCTGTTCTCAAACTCGAAAGGAGAGTTGTATTGTGCGACAATATACAAAGTTGTGTTCTCTCCTGCATGGCTTTTGTCAATGGCATCTGACCAAATGGTTCCAGCAATGCTGTTATACAAGGATGCAGCTTCCTTACCAACATCTTCATCAGCCACAAATCCGCTGAACTGCCTTAGTGCTACATGGGTTTGCCCCCATCTCTGCACATGGAGCCCTTTAGCAGGCGGCGTGTTAGCTTGGTTCTCCTTTGGAACAAAGAAACTCACGACAAAAGATGATGCACAGAATGGTCCATCACTAGGTTTGACTTCTGTAATCACTGGACCTGTCATTTCTATTTGCTGCTGATATTCATTCTTGCCTTGAATGTAGTCAAATAGCCTGCAAGTTTGGAAGGGGAGAAGGTTTACCATGGACCTGTATTTAACAAAATCACCAACTCTAGGTAGGGAATTTCTAGTGATAACATGGGGGAGGATCACAAATATTCAAACACCAATAGATCTGTAACTTTTCAGATTTAGGATGAATCAGCAAACAAAATTAATGTCTCACTGACCACAAAGACTTTCCTACTTAACCTGAATAAGCACTATACCTCCAACAGGTTTGAACAATGCCCAAAAACCAAGGACCACACATGAAGGAACCCCCATCTTTGAAGAGGATTTGTGGTATGTCAAGCCCTCGAAAGGTTCTTCAACATGCCTCGAACTAAACTAGATGTTTAACTACTACATGATCGCAATAAAACTTATGAATCATAAtcccttgtttgttttgaaatatCATGAATTGGCAGGGGAAGATGGATATGCCCAGTGAATTATGCAGTCTCACCTTATTGTTTACAATTAGAGTAGCAGTTGCAAACTGATAAGCTAATGCTGTCAGTTCTAAGAAGTAACAACCCTGGGTAGCTTTTAGACTGCTTAAATcattaattttatttcaatcttTGCTTTACTATGAACTTGTGGCCAAAAATTTCCCTTTGGTTAACTTAAACAGattatttttcccccttttacaTTTAGGTTCTTAAACAGAAAACTCTAAACTGATTTAGTACTCCAAAGGCGAAAAAGAAAACACCAAAGAGAATATGGTTGTTGCAATATATCTCCATTCTTTTGATTCATTGAAGGGCATAGGGAGTACAGACTTGAGGAGACTATTATTTGTCAATAGAGAAGAATTCCCAAATATCTTTTCAATCAAACCGTGTCAACGTTCTTACTTAGGATCATTACAATTTTTTAGGACAAAAGATGGAGAGCTATGAAATGATACTAATCATAATTTGAGCTAGAGAATACTAAATGTGATAGTATCCtgatataaactaaacaaatatCAGCCAGACAAAGGCTTAATTTTTATAAGAAGAACAAGAAAGACTCTGTGAAGTTGCGAAATGGTCGTTCTACTTAACCAGAGTGACAAAAATGGGGAACAGACGACGAAATCTAAACTggacaaggaaaaaaattatagtATTGCTGCCATTAAGGAGACATAAGCAAAATTTCGCAAATAAGTGAGAAACTCTAGCGATTTGATGAAATGGAAATGGAAACATTCAAGATAGGAAAATGATACTAGAATATAGCAAACTTACTGCAAGAAACCAGTTCTAGTCGCACCCACAAACGAAATATCATCAATGGGAGAGGTTGACATCCACACTGGCGAATTGTACTGTCGAATTTCGAACCCATTTCCCGAATGAATCACATCAAAACTCGGACACTCTATCCGATTGCATGTAGGAGGAAATACACCAACATGGCCACTTGAACTTCCTTTCAAGGTGCCCAAATTTGATCCAATTGAGAGCAGACTCCATAGAAATGAGACCTTGAATAGATCAAGAAAACTAGCCATGCCTACTACTCCAGTGTGATAGGTTGTCTTTGTTTAAGCAAATAATGGGGTAGCGAACAAATTAATAATGGTAGTACTAGATTTTCAGTGAGAACAGACGAAGTCGTGTGTTTGATTAAGAGGTGCAAGTGCTGACACGTGGCTGAAGCATTATCAGAATCTGTGAAGAATACAGTATTGTTCTGTATGTGCCAATGGCGAAATAGACAAAAGATTGATAAGGATAAGAAACGTAAGTCATGTTTAAGATTTTAGTTCCTAGTGGAATAATGAGGAAGAAGACGATGAATTGAGAAAGCTGCAGGCTCCGTTCCTGATAGAAACTTAATGGTGCAGAACTGATATTGGCTTGAAACGTGATAGAAAATTAATGGTGCCAAATTGATATTGGCTTGAAACGTGGCTGTAGGGATACATTTGAGTCAAGTGGACTACTCCAGCTCCATTCAAGGTAAAATAACTGAGCTCCAGATTTTAGAAAGTCGAGTATAAGTTTAATTAGGCCTAATGAAATctaatcaagttcaattcaatctATTCGAATCTAATTGAACtcatttaataaaaattaatattttagatataattttaaaaaaagtatataattgatatttcacaataatatatatatatgtgtgtgtatatcaACTCAATTAATCTCGTCAAGTTTTTGAGTACAAGAATTTGGAGTTCAAACTCGACATATGAGCTCGTGTAGCTTGGATTTCTGCACCCCCCAAGCGCGAGAGGGGATAATAAGAAGAAGTTCCACCATAATTCATCGTAGTGATTTGGGATTGGGCCAAATGAGATCCATTGATGTGGACTTCCAGCAAGACTCCTGCCAACTTCAGCTCAATTGATGAATACAGACTATGATTCAATTGGGTAACTGATTGGGCATAGACCAAACAAGAATACTCTTGCATATTTGCTGCATAAAGGAATTGAAGTTACTGATTCATGAGTTGGAATATGGGCTTCAGGCCTAGTTTCCAAGCCGGGGTAAGATAAAGTTGACAGATGGAAGAAACTTTCTTGATTGGTTTATTCACTAAGTACCGTTCACTGGAGAGCAGCATGGCAGTAATTGGATGGCTGAATTAATTAATATTTGTGTTTACGTGTTTCTTATATTTCTTCTTGGATTTTGAGTAACTGTTTAAGTATTTGACTGTCCTTTAGCTCTAGCCGCTGCAGAACTGTGCTTTCATTTACCATCAAAAGCCAATAATCCAACTTGTGTATAGTTCCATGTTGAAGATGTATTCGAGACCGCTAGAATATCATGCTATTGCCTAATACAGGACGTGAATAAGATTAAGGTGCTAAATATTCCAAGTCTTCCGCTAAGGACTCACCTAGTGATAGCCTCCCATCTAAAGTGGTCGAATCATGACATTCCACACTAGCAACTGAAAATGAACCTCCGGCCTAGTGGATTGATTGGGAGGATCAGTAAAATCTTGCTGGCTGGTGACTCTTCAGTCTTCACCCCCAGCATTGTGTTTGTTGCTGTGCTGTTGGGTATGCCTAAAgctttccaaatccaaaagaatacaggggaaaaaaaaacagaaataagaaaaaggaaggaaaacaaACGAAAATGCTAAGATAAACAGGATATCAATGTCCCAGAATTTCTATTGGCAACTTTATATTAGTCCTTTTTTTTATCCACAGTTACGTTGTCTAACTTTGCTATCTGCTTCTTGTCCTTAAAAAGTAAAAATGGGGAGCTATAGGACTATTCTTGCAACTATTGTTGCTCTATTGCTGCATGGTCATCTCTGTTCATTTACTGAATGAAGAGGGTCTAATTCTCATGGAGTTCAAAAGTTCCCTCCGAGACTCCAATCTGCAAAGCTGGAATTATTTGGATTTTGATCCTTGCAACTGGGCTGTAATAATGAATATAAGGTGACTTCGATAAATCTCAGTAGCTTAAACTTGTCCGGCACTTTGTCTTCAAGCATTTCTAAGCTCCCTTAACTGAGTTCAATGTGCAGACAAACTTCATGTCTGGTCTCATTCCTTCTGATTCTGCATTCTGAGATTTTAGATCTTTCGTTCTGGAGTAAAATCCCAGCCCAACTTTACAAAATAACCCTCTTCAGTAAGCTTAATTTATCCATTTCAGAATTATAATTTTGGAGAAGTCCAAGAGGAAATTGGAAATATTACTTCAATTGAGGGGCTTGTGGTTTACAGTAACAATCTTACTGGAATAATTCCATCATCCATTGGCAGATTGAGAAGGGTTAAGATCTTAAGGGCAGGTAACAACAATTTTTCAGGTCAAATTCCTGCAGAAATCAGTATGAATGAGAGTTTGGAATTCCTTGGACCAGCTTGAATTTCTTTAGTAAAGCTCTCACTCACGCTCGCTTATTGGACACTCattacaaaaatttttattttttaattattttcctttcttatttagattttttttaacgTGTACCTAATGGGCATTCATTAGTACACTTAAATCACACATAACTTCACACATTAACCATTATTAGCACATTTTGCATGTACatacttttcttaattaatattacttttttcaaaatatgaaCACCTGAAATCCATTTTGGACACTCGTTAAACCGTGCTTCTTATTTCGAGAACGTCTTTGCAATTTCTTCACAGGGAATATTCTGTCTCGGATTACATTAATATATCTAAACGCCGACTTGCGCATTTCAGAGGATTTGTATTCCATAATCAAATCCTCCTGATTAACAAATACAATATCGTATTAAATGTTACACTGCCACGACCCCTTTTGGTTGGAATAACTAAAGTGGCACATGGCCATTATTAATCAATCATCAGATACTTGTTACGTACCACTACTTTTTGCCAAGTTGCTTTgatattttaagaaaaatattaaaaatgcaCCTTCTAAACCACAAAAAAAGTCAATGATCTCAAGTCTAATGGCCATGGAAAACTTTATCCATGTACCTAAATTAATTATATAAATTCAGTGGCTTGTCGATATATTGAGGAAATGCTGCAATTTTTACTTCATAAACTTTAGTGGCTAGCTCTCAAAAAATGCCAGCATATGTTACTGTAATACCAATTTGCATTATTTTCATCGGTTTGGTGATACTTGTCAACCGGTATTGCAAAGAGAGCAATAATAAGAAGAGAGGAAACATGATTCCCACCATTGATCCCAGAAAAAGAGCTTCCAATTCCTCTTTTCAAACTTATCAAGATGGCGGAAATGGTGCAACTGCGACCACTGGTGGTGGTGGTAATGGCGCGGGAGATGGTGGAACCGTCATTATGGCTGGTGCTGCTGCGCTTGCCGCGGTGGCTGCTTTGGATGGCATAAGTGCAgatggcggcggcggcggcggagGAGGAAATGATGGTGGTGGAGGTTGAGTTTAGAGTTTGGACTCTGGAATTTGTCTTATCCTCGGgtcttttttcttcccttttcttttcccctttctgGATCCAGTTTATGATACGTAATGTATTTGTTAACTACTGATTGAATTAATTTGTCGATGATTAATTATTTGTTAGCAGAAAAACTTCACATTCGTATTGTATCGAATTATTTGTTCTTATGAATTCTGATTTCTGAGATTTAATTATGGTGTAGCTTTTCTTTTTAGTTTCATAACCTTTCTAGATCTGTGACATTTTCCTTTAAAACTACTGGGGATGGACAGCTTTTCTCTTTAGAAAGAAAAGGATACAAATTGAAGTGAAGTAAATTAATTTCCATTACCTCCAGCTTGGTGTTGCATGCATCctgttcttttcttcttctttttttttttaattttttctttccaacaaAAGTTAATGTATTGCCTTTTATAAGGAGAcaggaggaaaaaaagaaaaaaaaaactacttatTCAGCCTTGATGTAAAAatcttatttatatatatatatatacttaggttgtgtttggattgcatttttcatgatttttcatgggaaaattactgtagcgatttgatgtatgtgagggaaaaaggtaatagggaaatgtaaTCACGAAACGACGTAATTTTCCGACGAAaaatcgcaatccaaacaaggccttagaATTGCACCCCAAATACGATTGAATTGACGTCAATGCGAAGCAATCTGATGCCCCGCCGCAGGCTAGGGGATCGACGCCGAGTCTTTGACCCGCGGACCGTGTTAAAGCTCAACTGGATCATaggttcaaaagaaaaaaagaataggaTGGATTTTCGTAAGCAGAAAGGATGATAGCTCAACTTTGCTAAAATATAATTGTTATACTTAGTAATATATGTATTGCATCAGAAACCCTTTTAATGTTCTTTGGTACTatctagaaaaagaaaaaaaaaaaaaaaggtcaaaaatCGCCTGTTTGAATTAGctattttttgagatatttttgaaatattttactgtaataatatatatataaattttactatacatttttttttaaatatttgatatattgtatggatgaaatattttttaaattattttttatttatgtattattataatattatatttaaaaaatttatttttgaaaattaggCCAATCCAAACGAAAACGAATGTTATAAGATTATGGACTTTCTTTCGTTCCTTTGGGACTAAGAAGTTTGAAGTGCTCCAAGCAAAAAATAACTCTGGATGCTTGATTATCTGTAATTGACAATTGTTACACGGTTTGTACCAACAATGAGTTGTGAAATAGTTTGTTAGTGTGTTTTTCAAAATcgtgaatttt
The DNA window shown above is from Coffea arabica cultivar ET-39 chromosome 5e, Coffea Arabica ET-39 HiFi, whole genome shotgun sequence and carries:
- the LOC113690747 gene encoding uncharacterized protein produces the protein MASFLDLFKVSFLWSLLSIGSNLGTLKGSSSGHVGVFPPTCNRIECPSFDVIHSGNGFEIRQYNSPVWMSTSPIDDISFVGATRTGFLQLFDYIQGKNEYQQQIEMTGPVITEVKPSDGPFCASSFVVSFFVPKENQANTPPAKGLHVQRWGQTHVALRQFSGFVADEDVGKEAASLYNSIAGTIWSDAIDKSHAGENTTLYIVAQYNSPFEFENRVNEIWLTFDMNEDEI